In Pseudomonadota bacterium, the following are encoded in one genomic region:
- a CDS encoding acyl carrier protein, translating into MISDEQVRGQIIDVLADEFELDPELLKPEATLFDDLGLDSLDAVDMIVALEKSFGMKMTNEEAMRSVRTLDDLFLTILKIRDQKASEK; encoded by the coding sequence GTGATATCAGACGAACAGGTCCGCGGACAGATCATTGATGTCCTGGCTGATGAATTTGAACTTGATCCGGAGCTGTTAAAGCCCGAGGCAACCCTTTTTGACGATCTCGGCCTTGACAGCCTTGACGCCGTTGATATGATTGTTGCCCTTGAAAAATCATTCGGCATGAAAATGACCAACGAAGAAGCCATGCGCTCAGTCAGGACGCTGGATGACCTCTTCCTGACAATATTAAAAATCAGGGATCAGAAAGCTTCTGAAAAATAA
- a CDS encoding 1-acyl-sn-glycerol-3-phosphate acyltransferase, producing MNVKKLFLNLYIWPAMLIVSAISIAVVLPLGLLILPFITSKSNSQIIRNGIRIYGWMLVRILPFMAPVTVEDRSGGFTTPVIFTANHNSSVDPYLFGMLPFENAFVTTWPFKIPFYNVVMKIAQYIDANRGWDHVETQGLELLDSGCSLILWPEGHRSRDGKLARFRNGAFHLALKSGRPIVPVCILGSFKLLPPGSRLLTPSRVKMVLLPPIIPSGSAENNEDVKKLKNRVKDSIAAEQDRQQLFTPEPAKAAGRFADYSTHRSTAGTNG from the coding sequence GTGAATGTAAAAAAACTCTTTCTCAACCTCTATATCTGGCCTGCGATGCTGATTGTCTCGGCAATCAGCATCGCCGTGGTACTGCCTCTTGGATTGCTCATACTTCCTTTTATTACCAGCAAATCCAACAGCCAGATCATTCGCAACGGCATCCGGATTTACGGCTGGATGCTGGTTCGCATTCTGCCCTTCATGGCGCCGGTCACCGTTGAAGACCGGTCCGGCGGCTTCACTACGCCGGTGATTTTCACCGCAAACCACAACTCTTCGGTTGACCCGTATCTGTTCGGCATGCTGCCTTTTGAAAACGCCTTTGTAACCACCTGGCCTTTCAAGATTCCTTTTTACAATGTCGTTATGAAAATAGCGCAATACATTGATGCGAACAGGGGCTGGGACCATGTAGAGACCCAGGGCCTTGAACTTCTTGATTCCGGCTGTTCACTCATTCTGTGGCCGGAGGGCCATCGCTCACGAGATGGCAAACTCGCCCGTTTTCGCAACGGCGCATTTCATCTTGCCTTAAAAAGCGGGCGTCCCATTGTTCCGGTCTGCATTTTAGGATCATTCAAACTCTTGCCACCAGGCAGCAGGTTGCTTACGCCGTCCCGGGTGAAAATGGTGCTGCTGCCGCCGATTATTCCGTCGGGCAGCGCTGAAAACAACGAGGATGTTAAAAAGCTCAAAAATCGGGTAAAGGATTCAATCGCGGCAGAACAGGACAGGCAACAGCTGTTTACGCCAGAGCCGGCCAAAGCCGCAGGGCGTTTTGCCGATTATTCAACCCACCGCTCAACAGCAGGAACCAACGGATAA